CGAGTCGTGGCGTCTGCATCTCACGCGATGAACTAGAAGATTCTTTAAAAACCGTAGAACGGGCCGGGTCAAGTCGGTTTGGCATGAAACGCATCGCGTTTGACAAGTGCGGCCCATTTTAGTAGACGATTTCAATTTTTCTAGAAGTGACGCCCCCAAGTAATaacttcacaaataatataattctaTGTTCTTTGCTTCTTTCATATGGACTcttctatattatttaaaaccAAGCctagtatttttattatttccttaagtCAACGTAAAGTTGAATGTAAAATGTTCGATTTAATATTCATGATAGTATCCAAAAAGTTGCGTATGAGATGACGCATATTTGCAACAGAAAGATGCAACCAGCATATATGTATGCTGATTATAAACTTAGTTCATAATCTTATTcagaaaagatttttttttaaaaaaattgtaaagaaGTAATGCTTCTTCTATTTTTGTGTTGTTCTGACTTATATAGCATgaaataaaattgatataaacTTAAAACTAGGAGCAAGTACTATATTTACATGTGCattcatttcaaaattttacaaactGTACTTTCTTGTTCTTGAAAGTTGTAAGTTGTAACTCAAAGGCTATACTGCATCATCTTATGAATGATGAATCATTTTTTTACTAGTAGAAGCTTTGTAGTTTGGTGAGTAGCTCCTGACGCATATGAACGAGATGTAGGGATATTACAAGAACATGAGCAAACCCAGCAATGATGAACAATCCTCGCAACTCACGGAAGCTAAACCGATTAGATGCTTCATCGACGTCATTAAGAGATGCAACATCTTCAGCGTTGGAACGTACATTCAATGAATCCAGCTTCTGAAACCATCTCTTCTCCATGTCTTTCAAAGTTCCTAATGACCTTAGCTTCGCGATTTCTCTTGAAACATTAGTAGCCAAACCtgaacctctttggaacatctGAAAACATTAGACATAGATTAGTGAAGGTAATTAACAAACCAATGAGATTTTTGAGGAGAGGCACGTACAAAGCCAAAGCCATTGGTACTACTCTCTCTATCTGTCATTACAAAAGCATCTGGATAGTAACCAAGAAGGAGGTTGAGATAGGGTAGCTCATTGATAATATGACTAAGAGTTCCATCACGCAGACCTTGAGCATATGCCTCTACTGCATTTATGGATCCAAGCTTCATATTATTTAAAGTGGTAGAGGCGAAAACCGCCTGATGGTTAAGTTGTATGCGAGAAATGGTCTTGGTTGATGTTAAATTTGCACTATAACTTGATGTCAATATCAGCACCACAAAAAGCCAAACTATGACTAAGAATCTTGATGACATTTTCACCAGCTTCTCTCCTGCCAAGAATGTCACCGTTACCGACCAAAGTATACAGTAAAAAGAAAAGCATTACTCTCCTTTTCGGAagatatttttatagatttttttagacaaaaacagattttttaagacaaaaacagatttttttatttctggTATTTTCATTCATTGATATTAATAAGTCATAATTCTTTAagaaacatttattaaaaatatcttaattagttaaatatatagTTACTGAAAAATgtgtaatataaataaataataaatttaatcgTAAATGCCGTCAAAACTATAGATTATGAAACATAGTCTTACTTTGAGCAAAGACAATGGTGGAGAATCCAAACCAGAGCATGATACAAAGTTGTTGTCCCCAAGAGCCCTGAAACTCCGGATTAACGGACCGTTCAACCAACCAAACAACAACTCCAGTCAAGATAAAGAAAGCTCCACTTGCTAGCCACAAGGATGTATCGAAAGGGTCAAAGAAAGTCCACATGCCTTGGCTTTTCTTCTTTACCGTCAGGATTCCTATACCAATGTCTGTGAAAGGCAGAGTGAAATCAACATACAAAGATCTGTTGGAAGTGATGGTTATATCACCAACAGCGGCATCGTATTTGTCACTCtgtcaaaacaaaacacattatTAGTTTTAGAGAAAGTCTCTGGTATcggaaattgaaaaaaaaaggatctTGAGTATGTGTtaaagacaaaaaaagaaagaaaatgatctAGAGTTATATTTTATAGATATGTGCCAATCCAATTATCACCAATCAGTTTTAGTTCGGAAGTTTATTTAACTTAACAATTAAAATggtatgcatatatatatatatatatatatatatatatatagcattgtgactattattttttgtttttgcaacACACCTGAGTAGAGAGTAGATAAGCAAGGTTGTTATAGCTTCCGTTATTATAAGGTATGAACTCTAGCTGGTAGTTAAAAGGAGCAATGCAAGTCTTGAAAACTTCTATGCAGAATCCAGTGGCAGTGTAGACACCTGTTTCAGGATCAAGACGCATGGACACTAGATTTGGAACCTTGTTTCCTGCTGGAACTAAGACCCTAAGAACCTTCTTAGTTTCACCATTCTCTTCCAGAAAACGGTGTCTTGGGATCTCAAGATCATTGGTTGAAGAAGCCATGACATCTCTTCTTATTCCACAAAAACTATCACAACTCCATAATCCTATTCTTCTCTCCCTTGTTCCAACCATATCCACAATCTCAAATGTACCTAAAATAAACTTGTTGCCAACCATTTGGATGTCACCACCATGACTCAAACCCTTGTAACTACTCTGCCTCATTGTCTCAAGAAGGTTTGATGATACATTTTCAGATGTTTTTAGACTCATTCTCTCAGCTGCGTTTGCTAGAATAGAAGCAACGGCGTGTGCCCATGCACTATAACGCTTAGTTTCCATCAATGTATTTGTC
The Brassica napus cultivar Da-Ae chromosome A1, Da-Ae, whole genome shotgun sequence DNA segment above includes these coding regions:
- the LOC106365676 gene encoding glutamate receptor 1.1 encodes the protein MKNLISLLICFLLFPTIKSRVADQNEEVLKEVRVGLVVDLGSTEGKILETSFALALSDFYRINNEYQTRVSVLARDSQGDPLLAFAAVTNLIKNAKVEAIIGAQSLQEAKLLATVSEKAKVPVLSLLAPNSLSLNKYDHFIQTTHDPTSEAKGITSLIHDLNQTSVVVIYEDADDWRESLQSLVEHFQDERISINRTASFSESSGENHMMNHLRKVTKVSRTAVFVVHMSNSLVSRLLHCAEKLGLMEQGHVWILTARTMHHFHFSDHFSTRSMQGVIGFRSYVPVSSNIMNFTSIATNTLMETKRYSAWAHAVASILANAAERMSLKTSENVSSNLLETMRQSSYKGLSHGGDIQMVGNKFILGTFEIVDMVGTRERRIGLWSCDSFCGIRRDVMASSTNDLEIPRHRFLEENGETKKVLRVLVPAGNKVPNLVSMRLDPETGVYTATGFCIEVFKTCIAPFNYQLEFIPYNNGSYNNLAYLLSTQSDKYDAAVGDITITSNRSLYVDFTLPFTDIGIGILTVKKKSQGMWTFFDPFDTSLWLASGAFFILTGVVVWLVERSVNPEFQGSWGQQLCIMLWFGFSTIVFAQREKLVKMSSRFLVIVWLFVVLILTSSYSANLTSTKTISRIQLNHQAVFASTTLNNMKLGSINAVEAYAQGLRDGTLSHIINELPYLNLLLGYYPDAFVMTDRESSTNGFGFMFQRGSGLATNVSREIAKLRSLGTLKDMEKRWFQKLDSLNVRSNAEDVASLNDVDEASNRFSFRELRGLFIIAGFAHVLVISLHLVHMRQELLTKLQSFY